A DNA window from Choristoneura fumiferana chromosome 2, NRCan_CFum_1, whole genome shotgun sequence contains the following coding sequences:
- the LOC141445546 gene encoding glucose dehydrogenase [FAD, quinone]-like yields MDFWPCNESLPLLATEVVQSSGSAFTFAVNTIIAAHCSLTTPLQWPPDKRSEILADPEFDFIIVGAGSAGSVIANRLSENPDWKILLVEAGDDPTLDTELVGAFFNLFHSQNDWQYRTEPGQNYCLSSKNSQCYWPRGKTLGGSSSINAMFYVRGHKEDFNEWNDMGNEGWSYDEVLPYFKKSQALHDDLISKDEKEKYHNEDGLLNIGRHTGSHNLSNVILNAYEEIGVPIVQDLSGKDTVGALKTLATAYKGRRQSAARAFLTPARERSNLFVLKKTLVTKIIFRENSKVAIGIEVQKEMEINIIKVRKEIILSAGAINTPQLLMLSGIGPREHLEEMGIDIVEDLPVGLNLQDHVVVSNLINLNIDMLPLDKETYSIFMTEFVTKQTGFFTNLGPTEVISFLNVFDLNDMIPNIQFHHILLPPKSKEILDIYKAHEFDDNTLNIIYELNEQYPLLLFWSVLLKPNSLGVIKLKSKDPYEKPLINANYFDDAFDVETIVQSMEFVSYLTETFALQQYNASLVRLPFTSCENFAFKSKKYFECIARHLTSTLYHPVGTVKMGPYEDVTSVVSPELRVHGMLNLRVADASIMPRIVRANTNAATIMIGEKVSDMIKDYWEWD; encoded by the exons ATGGATTTTTGGCCATGCAACGAATCTCTACCCCTACTTGCAACTGAAGTCGTCCAAAGCAGTGGATCTGCATTTACTTTCGCCGTGAATACTATAATAGCAGCACATTGTTCCCTAACGACACCTCTACAATGGCCACCAGACAAAAGAAGCGAAATACTGGCAG ATCCAGAATTTGACTTCATTATTGTAGGAGCTGGCTCAGCGGGTTCCGTCATAGCAAATCGGCTAAGTGAGAACCCAGACTGGAAAATCCTTTTAGTGGAAGCCGGAGACGATCCAACCTTAGATACTGAG TTGGTGGGTGCATTCttcaatttatttcattcacaAAATGACTGGCAATATCGCACTGAACCGGGGCAAAACTACTGTCTCAGCTCAAAAAACAGTCAATGCTACTGGCCGCGGGGCAAAACTTTAGGAGGAAGTAGCAGCATAAATGCTATGTTTTATGTACGCGGTCATAAAGAAGATTTCAATGAATGGAATGATATGGGAAACGAAGGTTGGAGTTACGATGAGGTGTTACCATACTTCAAGAAGAGTCAAGCTTTACACGATGATCTTATATCAAAAGATGAAAAAGAGAAATACCACAACGAAGACGGACTGCTAAACATTGGAAGGCACACTGGGTCACATAATTTGAGCAACGTAATATTAAATGCTTATGAGGAGATTGGGGTACCAATCGTCCAAGATTTATCAGGAAAAGATACAGTGGGAGCTTTAAAAACATTGGCCACGGCTTACAAGGGACGTCGCCAGAGCGCAGCTCGTGCATTTTTGACACCCGCTAGAGAAAGAAGCAATTTGtttgtcttaaaaaaaactttagtcaCTAAGATAATTTTTAGAGAAAATTCTAAAGTTGCTATTGGAATTGAAGTTCAGAAAGAAATGGAGATTAATATTATCAAAGTGCGAAAAGAAATTATACTCTCTGCGGGTGCTATTAACACACCTCAATTATTAATGCTATCCGGTATTGGTCCACGAGAGCATCTCGAAGAGATGGGCATAGATATTGTTGAAGATTTACCTGTGGGACTTAATTTACAAGATCATGTAGTTGTTTCAAACTTAATAAACCTAAACATCGACATGTTACCGCTTGACAAAGAAACTTACAGTATTTTTATGACAGAGtttgttacaaaacaaaccGGATTTTTTACCAACCTTGGACCAACGGAAGTTATTTCCTTCCTCAATGTATTTGATCTCAACGACATGATACCAAACATTCAGTTTCACCATATCCTTCTTCCACCGAAATCAAAAGAGATTTTGGACATTTACAAAGCACACGAATTTGATGATAACACACTGAATATTATATATGAGCTCAACGAGCAATATCCTTTACTTTTGTTCTGGTCGGTTTTGCTTAAACCAAACTCTCTaggagtaataaaattaaaaagtaaagatCCTTATGAGAAACCTCTGATTAACGCTAATTACTTTGATGACGCTTTTGATGTGGAGACAATTGTACAAAGCATGGAATTTGTGTCTTATTTGACAGAAACTTTTGCATTACAACAGTATAACGCATCTTTAGTTCGCTTGCCGTTTACGAGCTGTGAGAATTTTGCCTTCAAGAGTAAGAAATATTTTGAATGCATTGCTCGTCATTTAACTTCAACTTTATACCATCCAGTAGGTACTGTTAAAATGGGTCCCTATGAAGACGTCACCTCTGTCGTCAGCCCTGAGTTAAGAGTCCATGGAATGCTTAACTTGAGGGTGGCGGATGCAAGCATTATGCCACGAATCGTGAGAGCAAATACAAATGCTGCTACAATTATGATCGGTGAAAAGGTTTCCGATATGATTAAGGATTATTGGGAATGGGATTGA